In the Catenovulum adriaticum genome, TGGTGCCAATTGGCAACTATGAGCGTGTTATGCCTTTAGATATTTTACCGACTTTATTATTACGTGATTTAATTGCGGGTGATTTAGATTCGGCGCAGGCATTAGGTTGCTTGGAATTAGACGAAGAAGATTTAGCTTTATGTACCTTCGTTTGTCCGGGTAAGTACGAGTATGGTTCGATCTTGCGTGATCGTTTAACGCAAATCGAGAAGGAGGGCTAATTATGGGCTTAAAGTCATATTTAGAAAAAATTGAACCTCAATTCGAAGCCGGCGGTAAATACGAAAAGTTCTATGCTTTATATGAAGCAGCTGCAACTATTTTTTATACCCCAGGTTTAGTAACTAAAGGTGCAACTCACGTACGTGATAGTATCGATTTAAAACGTATCATGATTTTAGTTTGGATGATGACATTTCCAGCTATGTTTTATGGTATGTATAATGTTGGTTTACAAGCTGATATGGCACTAGATGCCGGCGGCGCTTTAGCTGAAGGCTGGAGAACTGACTTATTTACCGCGCTTGGTGGTCAACTAGGTGCTGAATCAACCGGTTGGGGCAGCATGATGCTCTACGGTGCTATGTTCTTCTTACCAATTTATGCGGTCACTTTTATTGTGGGCGGTTTTTGGGAAGTTTTATTCGCATCAATCCGTAAACATGAAGTTAACGAAGGTTTCTTTGTTACCTCTGTATTATTCGCACTTATTTTGCCTGCAACCATTCCATTATGGCAAGTTGCTTTAGGTATTACATTTGGTGTCGTTATTGGTAAAGAAGTTTTTGGTGGTACAGGCCGTAACTTCTTAAACCCTGCATTAGCGGGTCGTGCCTTTTTATTCTTTGCTTATCCTGCTCAAATTTCAGGTGATGCGGTTTGGGTTGCAGCTGATGGTTTTACCGGCGCAACTTTATTAAGCCAAGCTTACACGGGTAGCTTAGATTACGGTATTACGGCTCAGTGGTGGGACGCTTTTTACGGTAACATCGCAGGTTCTGTTGGTGAAGTATCTACCTTAATGATTTTGATTGGCGGTTTAGCGTTAATCTATTTCCGTATCGCGTCATGGAGAATCGTCGCTGGTACACTAGCTGGTTTAGTTATTTTCAGTACGATGTTTAACTTAATTGGTAGTGATAGCAACCCGTTATTTGCAATGCCTTGGTATTGGCATTTAGTGGTAGGTGGTTTTGCATTTGGTATGATGTTTATGGCAACCGATCCTGTATCTGCTTCATTTACGAACCAAGGTAAATTTGCTTACGGTATTTTAATTGGCTTTATGGTGGTTATGATCCGTGTTGTTAACCCAGCATACCCAGAAGGTATGATGTTAGCTATCTTATTTGCCAACGTATTCGCGCCATTATTTGACCACTTTGTTGTGCAAGCAAACATCAAGCGGAGGTTAGCACGTAATGTCTAAAGGAAATGATTCAATCAGCAAAACGTTGACGGTTGTTATTTTATTATGTTTAGTTTGCGCGATAATCGTTGCGGGTACTGCGGTATCTTTAAAACCTAAACAGGCCGAAAACCGAGTATTAGATAAACAAAAAAATATTTTAGTTGCTGCTAATTTATTACCGGATAATGCAACACCAGATGTGATTCAACAAACTTATCAAAATTTAATTACGGCTAAAGTTGTTGATTTAGATACCGGTGAATATGTTGAAGATATTGATGCATCAAACTTTGATCAGCGTGCTCGTTCAAAAGATCCTGAGCATTCAATCAATTTAACCGGTGAGCAAGATGTTGCCAGTATTAAACGTCGTTCAAATAAAGCTTTAGTTTATTTAGCAAAAGATGATTCAGGCGAATTTTTAAGCTACATTTTACCCGTACATGGTTATGGTTTATGGTCAACTATGTATGCGTTTGTAGCGGTTAAGCCTGATGCTAATACTATTATCAACTTAAACTATTATGAGCAAGGTGAAACACCCGGCTTAGGTGCTGAAATTGAAAATCCTAAATGGAAATCAATTTGGGTTGGTAAAGAAATTTACAACGACGATGGTGAAATGGCAATTAAGATCATTAAAGGTGAAGCGCCGAAAGAGTCAAAGCATAAAGTTGATGGCTTATCAGGTGCAACATTAACCGGTAATGGTGTTCAATACACATTTGATTTTTGGATGGGTGAGTTAGGCTTTAAAACTTATCTTGAAAAACAGCGTCAAGGAGCATAAACATGGCCTTTTCTAAAGAAACTAAAGAGGTTTTATTTGGCCCGATTTTCGCGAATAACCCAATTGCTCTGCAAATTTTGGGTGTTTGTTCTGCGTTAGCGGTTACCAGTAAAATGGAAACGACAGCGGTAATGTGTATAGCACTTACCTTGGTTACTGCGTTTTCAAGTT is a window encoding:
- a CDS encoding NADH:ubiquinone reductase (Na(+)-transporting) subunit B, translated to MGLKSYLEKIEPQFEAGGKYEKFYALYEAAATIFYTPGLVTKGATHVRDSIDLKRIMILVWMMTFPAMFYGMYNVGLQADMALDAGGALAEGWRTDLFTALGGQLGAESTGWGSMMLYGAMFFLPIYAVTFIVGGFWEVLFASIRKHEVNEGFFVTSVLFALILPATIPLWQVALGITFGVVIGKEVFGGTGRNFLNPALAGRAFLFFAYPAQISGDAVWVAADGFTGATLLSQAYTGSLDYGITAQWWDAFYGNIAGSVGEVSTLMILIGGLALIYFRIASWRIVAGTLAGLVIFSTMFNLIGSDSNPLFAMPWYWHLVVGGFAFGMMFMATDPVSASFTNQGKFAYGILIGFMVVMIRVVNPAYPEGMMLAILFANVFAPLFDHFVVQANIKRRLARNV
- a CDS encoding Na(+)-translocating NADH-quinone reductase subunit C yields the protein MSKGNDSISKTLTVVILLCLVCAIIVAGTAVSLKPKQAENRVLDKQKNILVAANLLPDNATPDVIQQTYQNLITAKVVDLDTGEYVEDIDASNFDQRARSKDPEHSINLTGEQDVASIKRRSNKALVYLAKDDSGEFLSYILPVHGYGLWSTMYAFVAVKPDANTIINLNYYEQGETPGLGAEIENPKWKSIWVGKEIYNDDGEMAIKIIKGEAPKESKHKVDGLSGATLTGNGVQYTFDFWMGELGFKTYLEKQRQGA